One region of Malania oleifera isolate guangnan ecotype guangnan chromosome 6, ASM2987363v1, whole genome shotgun sequence genomic DNA includes:
- the LOC131157439 gene encoding 4-coumarate:CoA ligase 1-like, with amino-acid sequence METETKQSEIIFRSKLPDIPIPNHLPLHAYCFENISEVASRPCLIYGPTGKTYTYEEVELTARRVASGLHRLGIRQGDVIMLLLPNSPEFIFAFLGASYRGAITTGANPFHTRSEIVKHARAAKARLIITQAANFEKVKGLGDELGVKMMCVDGAPPEGWLKFSELTESDEREMPEVEIGADDVVALPFSSGTTGLPKGVMLTHKGNVTSVAQQVDGENPNLYLRREDVILCVLPLFHIYSLNIMLCALRVGAAVAIMPKFDIVSLLELVEKYKVTVAPFVPPIVLAIAKSGEVDRYDLRSVRMVKSGAAPLGKELEDAIKAKFPNAKFGQGYGMTEAGPVLAMCLAFAKEPFEIKSGACGTVVRNAQMKIVDPDTSLSLPRNHPGEICIRGDQIMKGYLNDQEATARTIDKEGWLHTGDVGYIDEEDELFIVDRLKELIKYKGFQVAPAELEAMLLNHPLISDAAVVGMKDEAAGEVPVAFVVRSKNSEITEDEIKQYVSKQVVFYKRINRVVFVETIPKGPSGKILRKDLRARLLAGVRT; translated from the exons ATGGAGACCGAAACGAAACAGTCTGAAATTATTTTTCGGTCGAAACTTCCCGATATCCCCATCCCGAACCACCTACCGCTCCACGCCTACTGCTTCGAAAACATTTCAGAAGTTGCGTCGCGACCTTGTCTAATCTACGGCCCGACGGGCAAGACCTACACCTACGAGGAGGTGGAGCTCACTGCCCGTCGGGTCGCATCGGGGCTCCACCGCCTCGGCATTCGCCAGGGCGATGTCATCATGCTCCTCCTCCCAAACTCTCCCGAGTTCATCTTTGCGTTTCTCGGCGCCTCATACCGTGGAGCCATCACCACAGGGGCCAACCCCTTCCACACGCGCTCCGAGATCGTGAAGCATGCCAGAGCTGCCAAAGCGCGACTCATCATCACCCAGGCCGCCAACTTTGAGAAGGTGAAAGGCCTAGGGGATGAGCTCGGGGTGAAGATGATGTGCGTGGACGGGGCCCCGCCGGAGGGGTGGCTGAAGTTTTCGGAGCTGACCGAGTCGGACGAAAGGGAAATGCCGGAGGTTGAGATAGGGGCGGATGATGTGGTAGCGCTGCCGTTCTCCTCGGGGACGACGGGGTTGCCGAAGGGGGTGATGCTGACGCACAAGGGGAACGTGACGAGCGTGGCGCAGCAGGTGGACGGGGAGAATCCGAACTTGTATTTGCGCAGGGAGGACGTGATCCTGTGCGTGCTGCCGCTGTTTCACATTTACTCGCTGAACATCATGCTGTGCGCGCTGCGGGTGGGGGCGGCGGTGGCGATCATGCCGAAATTTGATATCGTGTCGCTCCTGGAGTTGGTGGAGAAGTACAAGGTGACGGTGGCGCCGTTTGTGCCGCCGATAGTGTTGGCGATAGCGAAGAGTGGGGAGGTGGACAGGTACGATCTGAGGTCGGTGAGGATGGTGAAGTCGGGAGCGGCGCCGCTGGGGAAGGAGCTTGAGGATGCCATTAAAGCCAAATTTCCCAATGCCAAGTTTGGTCAG GGGTATGGAATGACAGAGGCAGGGCCAGTGCTCGCGATGTGCTTGGCATTTGCAAAGGAGCCGTTTGAAATAAAATCAGGGGCATGCGGAACCGTGGTGAGGAACGCCCAGATGAAGATCGTCGACCCCGACACCTCCCTCTCCCTCCCTCGCAATCACCCTGGAGAGATTTGCATTCGAGGGGACCAGATCATGAAAG GGTATCTGAACGACCAAGAGGCAACAGCGAGGACGATAGACAAAGAAGGATGGCTGCACACGGGAGACGTTGGTTACATAGACGAGGAGGATGAGCTATTCATCGTGGACCGCTTAAAGGAACTCATCAAATACAAAGGCTTTCAAGTGGCGCCGGCCGAGCTGGAGGCCATGCTTCTCAACCATCCCCTCATTTCTGATGCCGCCGTTGTCGG CATGAAAGATGAAGCAGCTGGGGAGGTTCCTGTTGCGTTTGTGGTGAGGTCTAAAAATTCTGAGATTACTGAGGATGAAATCAAGCAGTATGTCTCAAAACAG GTGGTGTTTTATAAGAGAATAAATCGTGTGGTTTTCGTGGAGACAATTCCCAAGGGGCCGTCGGGCAAAATCTTGAGGAAGGATTTGCGAGCAAGACTTTTGGCCGGAGTTCGCACTTAA